In Gadus morhua chromosome 2, gadMor3.0, whole genome shotgun sequence, a single window of DNA contains:
- the sun1b gene encoding SUN domain-containing protein 1 isoform X2, with amino-acid sequence MREQLGASSLTASKRRMNMDFSQLHTYTPPQCAPDNTGYTYSLSSSYSTAALEFEQQHQLAPVFDSPRMSRRSLRLQTGGAGLYGDDSHADGPQNHVSYTTNTTTSSSSRKETRTPRNRKQQQAVSQTLSLSQMDTPRQTLSFSALSTPVAGGGLQHAGLATDTTLLSSTSASTSVPGQASLRQRASTTTTTTTTADGYWGSGHDVELTGRSTSHGHGLNGGAAGSVSKSSEHTTAANGYICKDCSIHSPSTGGLSAHCASSSSSSSSLGAQAAASATGAFSSFSSSSSLSSSSMSPSSSIYSRDKSRRNKTGVLASVSSTCVRYGRKAVAPVVSLFTLLFSSVLWLGSRARSQGKGYLTSFSDSVRRVVTSSMSSVWLFKQNAVRRIRGHRATGYEGEAHSSFCGSMNVKDLVTGDSSHLKLNGSLCDDCKGKQSSHAAVTQSVLLLSQSATQSSTQSSTQSSTQSSTQSRTQRLGGALLSFLACTGSCLLVPGYGVVRAGKALGSGAGVAVYTVVHTVFRKLVSLIYFVLAAPVRVGWGLLWFLATGWYQLVSFMSLLNVFFLTRCVPLLWRLLLLLLPLLLLLALWWWGPSTAALLAYLPATNLSLWRPASPLVLLSSLLPASGPPPAPVLEAEPTLSHATPATPISAVPPALPPAAAAALASLDLERLERLEQRLALLWEQVQRGDQQQEQRFGDTLVLHSSLREELRTQTDRDSLGLWVSGLLEGKLGALRAELEAGDAHRAQKEELLQQNRAERLAEVESLLALLASRTEEVQQKQHHYKVEREEETMKAMREAAILAEAPDVPVAPISVGVNQEDHEALLAEVRRLEAELGRVRADLQGVLGCKGKCGQLDTLHDTISAQVSSEVSSQVRRELRALFYGSGQAGEGHHGDGDDALPESLVLWLSERYVGGPELQASLAALELAILSDVSQQLERSRGQALLDAQAQAQSVSETVRQTVSHSVQHSATAQGLSEEQVQLIVQNALRLYSQDRTGLVDYALESGGGSILSTRCSETYETKTALMSLFGLPLWYFSQSPRVVIQPDVYPGNCWAFKGSQGYLVIRLSLRVKPTAFCLEHIPKSMSPTGTITSAPRNFTVYGLGDEYQEEGKLLGEYVYQEDGDSLQTFPVMKNEQAFQIIEVRVLSNWGHPEYTCLYRFRVHGEPRPQQ; translated from the exons ttCCAGCTACTCTACAGCGGCCCTAGAGTttgagcagcagcaccagctcgCTCCCGTGTTCGACTCTCCCAGGATGTCGCGCCGGAGCCTGCGCCTGCAGACCGGTGGTGCCGGTCTCTATGGCGACGACAGCCATGCCGACGGCCCCCAGAACCACGTCAgctacaccaccaacaccaccacaagcagcagcagcaggaaggagACTCG gacgccTCGCAACaggaagcagcagcaggccgTCTCTCAGACCCTGTCCCTGAGCCAGATGGATACGCCCCGACAGACGCTGTCCTTCTCTGCCCTCAGCACCCCTGTGGCGGGCGGAGGCCTTCAGCACGCCGGCCTCGCCACCGACACCACCctgctctcctccacctccgcctccacctccgtcCCCGGCCAGGCCAGCCTGAGACAAcgtgcctccaccaccaccaccaccaccaccactgccgaTGGATACTGGG GGTCAGGTCATGATGTTGAACTCACAG GGCGCAGTACTAGCCACGGCCACGGCCTCAACGGGGGCGCCGCCGGCAGCGTGTCCAAGTCTTCCGAACACACCACCGCCGCCAACGGCTACATCTGTAAAGACTGCTCCATACACTCCCCCAGCACGGGCGGCCTAAGCGCCCACTGCGCCTCATCTTCGTCCTCTTCATCATCTCTGGGCGCCCAGGCCGCCGCGTCCGCGACCGGCGCTTTTTCCTCCttctcgtcgtcgtcgtcgctgTCGTCTTCATCCATGTCGCCCTCCTCCAGCATATACTCCCGAGACAAGAGTCGAAGGAACAAAACGG gcgtcCTGGCGTCTGTGTCCAGCACATGCGTGCGCTACGGCAGGAAAGCGGTCGCCCCCGTGGTGTCCCTCTTCACGCTGCTGTTCAGCAGCGTGCTCTGGCTAGGCTCGAGGGCCAGGAGCCAGGGGAAag GCTACCTGACGTCCTTCTCAGACTCTGTCAGACGAGTGGTGACCTCCAGCATGTCCAGTGTGTGGCTGTTTAAGCAGAACGCTGTCCGTAGGATCAGAGGCCACAGGGCCACTGGCTATGAAGGAGAAG CTCACTCCAGCTTCTGTGGAAGCATGAATGTAAAAGATCTGGTAACGGGAGACTCGTCGCATCTTAAACTCAACGGCTCCCTGT GCGACGACTGTAAAGGGAAGCAGTCCTCCCACGCTGCAGTGACACAGTCTGTCCTGCTGCTCTCCCAGTCCGCCACCCAGTCCTCCACCCAGTCCTCCACCCAGTCCTCCACCCAGTCCTCCACCCAGTCCAGGACTCAGCGTCTTGGGGGGGCGCTGCTGAGCTTCCTGGCTTGCACAG GTTCCTGCCTTTTGGTACCAGGCTACGGTGTGGTGCGTGCGGGCAAAGCGCTTGGCTCCGGGGCCGGGGTCGCGGTCTACACGGTGGTCCACACGGTGTTCCGGAAGCTGGTCTCGCTGATCTACTTCGTTCTAGCGGCTCCAG TGCGTGTGGGCTGGGGACTGCTGTGGTTCCTGGCGACAGGATGGTACCAGCTGGTGTCCTTCATGTCTCTCCTCAATGTTTTCTTTCTTACCCG ATGCGTTCCCCTACTTTGGAGactgctgctccttctcctaCCTCTTCTACTCCTGCTAG CTCTCTGGTGGTGGGGTCCGTCCACTGCAGCCCTCCTGGCCTACCTGCCGGCCACCAACCTGAGCCTGTGGCGGCCCGCCTCGCCCCTGGTCCTCCTGTCCAGCCTGCTCCCGGCCTCCGgacccccgcccgcccccgtCCTGGAGGCGGAGCCGACCCTGAGCCACGCCACGCCGGCCACGCCCATCTCCGCTGTGCCg cctgccctcccccccgcggcggcggcggccctaGCCAGTCTGGACCTGGAGCGTCTGGAGCGTCTGGAGCAGCGTCTGGCTCTTCTCTGGGAGCAGGTCCAGCGGGGGgaccagcagcaggagcagcgctTCGGGGACACGCTGGTCCTCCACAGCAGCCTGCGGGAGGAGCTGCGCACCCAGACGGACCGCGACAGCCTGGGCCTCTGGGTGTCCGGCCTGCTGGAGGGGAAGCTGGGCGCGCTGCGGGCGGAGCTGGAGGCGGGCGACGCCCACAGGGCACAG AAGGAGGAGCTTCTGCAGCAGAATCGAGCCGAGCGATTGGCCGAGGTGGAGTCTCTGCTGGCCCTACTGGCCTCCAGGACTGAG gaggtgcagcagaagcagcatCACTACaaagtggagagggaggaggagaccatGAAGGCAATGAGAGAGGCCGCCATTCTAGCGGAGGCTCCAGACGTACCGGTGGCGCCCATCAG CGTGGGGGTCAACCAGGAGGACCACGAGGCCCTGCTGGCGGAGGTGAGGcggctggaggcggagctgggGCGCGTCCGGGCCGAcctgcagggggtgctggggtgCAAGGGGAAGTGCGGGCAGCTGGACACCCTCCACGACACG ATCTCCGCCCAGGTGTCCTCCGAGGTCTCCTCCCAGGTGCGTCGGGAGCTGCGGGCGCTGTTCTACGGCTCGGGCCAGGCGGGCGAGGGTCACCACGGCGACGGCGACGACGCGCTGCCCGAGAGCCTGGTCCTCTGGCTGTCCGAGCGCTACGTGGGCGGGCCCGAGCTGCAGGCGTCCCTGGCCGCTCTGGAGCTGGCCATCCTGAGCGACGTGTCCCAGCAGCTGGAGCGCAGCCGCGGGCAGGCCCTGCTGGacgcccaggcccaggcccagagCGTCAGCGAGACCGTCCGCCAGACCGTCAGCCACAGCGTCCAGCACAGCGCCACCGCCCAGGGGCTGTCTGAAGAG caaGTGCAGCTGATCGTCCAGAACGCCCTGAGACTCTACTCCCAGGATCGGACGGGCCTAGTGGACTACGCTCTGGAGTCTGGAG GAGGCAGCATCCTGAGCACTCGCTGTTCTGAGACCTACGAGACCAAGACGGCCCTGATGAGTCTGTTCGGCCTTCCTCTGTGGTACTTCTCCCAGTCGCCGCGCGTCGTCATTCAG CCGGACGTGTACCCGGGGAACTGCTGGGCGTTTAAAGGCTCCCAGGGCTACCTGGTGATCCGGCTCTCCCTGCGGGTCAAGCCCACCGCCTTCTGCCTGGAGCACATCCCCAAGAGCATGTCGCCCACCGGCACCATCACCAGCGCCCCCCGCAACTTCACCGTCTAT GGTCTGGGAGATGAGTACCAAGAGGAGGGTAAACTTCTGGGAGAATACGTCTACCAGGAGGACGGGGATTCGCTGCAGACCTTCCCGGTCATG AAGAACGAGCAGGCCTTCCAGATCATCGAGGTACGGGTGCTCTCCAACTGGGGCCACCCGGAGTACACCTGCCTGTATCGCTTCAGGGTGCACGGGGAGCCACGCCCGCAGCaatga
- the sun1b gene encoding SUN domain-containing protein 1 isoform X3 has protein sequence MNMDFSQLHTYTPPQCAPDNTGYTYSLSSSYSTAALEFEQQHQLAPVFDSPRMSRRSLRLQTGGAGLYGDDSHADGPQNHVSYTTNTTTSSSSRKETRTPRNRKQQQAVSQTLSLSQMDTPRQTLSFSALSTPVAGGGLQHAGLATDTTLLSSTSASTSVPGQASLRQRASTTTTTTTTADGYWGSGHDVELTGRSTSHGHGLNGGAAGSVSKSSEHTTAANGYICKDCSIHSPSTGGLSAHCASSSSSSSSLGAQAAASATGAFSSFSSSSSLSSSSMSPSSSIYSRDKSRRNKTGVLASVSSTCVRYGRKAVAPVVSLFTLLFSSVLWLGSRARSQGKGYLTSFSDSVRRVVTSSMSSVWLFKQNAVRRIRGHRATGYEGEAHSSFCGSMNVKDLVTGDSSHLKLNGSLCDDCKGKQSSHAAVTQSVLLLSQSATQSSTQSSTQSSTQSSTQSRTQRLGGALLSFLACTGSCLLVPGYGVVRAGKALGSGAGVAVYTVVHTVFRKLVSLIYFVLAAPVRVGWGLLWFLATGWYQLVSFMSLLNVFFLTRCVPLLWRLLLLLLPLLLLLALWWWGPSTAALLAYLPATNLSLWRPASPLVLLSSLLPASGPPPAPVLEAEPTLSHATPATPISAVPPALPPAAAAALASLDLERLERLEQRLALLWEQVQRGDQQQEQRFGDTLVLHSSLREELRTQTDRDSLGLWVSGLLEGKLGALRAELEAGDAHRAQKEELLQQNRAERLAEVESLLALLASRTEEVQQKQHHYKVEREEETMKAMREAAILAEAPDVPVAPISVGVNQEDHEALLAEVRRLEAELGRVRADLQGVLGCKGKCGQLDTLHDTISAQVSSEVSSQVRRELRALFYGSGQAGEGHHGDGDDALPESLVLWLSERYVGGPELQASLAALELAILSDVSQQLERSRGQALLDAQAQAQSVSETVRQTVSHSVQHSATAQGLSEEQVQLIVQNALRLYSQDRTGLVDYALESGGGSILSTRCSETYETKTALMSLFGLPLWYFSQSPRVVIQPDVYPGNCWAFKGSQGYLVIRLSLRVKPTAFCLEHIPKSMSPTGTITSAPRNFTVYGLGDEYQEEGKLLGEYVYQEDGDSLQTFPVMKNEQAFQIIEVRVLSNWGHPEYTCLYRFRVHGEPRPQQ, from the exons ttCCAGCTACTCTACAGCGGCCCTAGAGTttgagcagcagcaccagctcgCTCCCGTGTTCGACTCTCCCAGGATGTCGCGCCGGAGCCTGCGCCTGCAGACCGGTGGTGCCGGTCTCTATGGCGACGACAGCCATGCCGACGGCCCCCAGAACCACGTCAgctacaccaccaacaccaccacaagcagcagcagcaggaaggagACTCG gacgccTCGCAACaggaagcagcagcaggccgTCTCTCAGACCCTGTCCCTGAGCCAGATGGATACGCCCCGACAGACGCTGTCCTTCTCTGCCCTCAGCACCCCTGTGGCGGGCGGAGGCCTTCAGCACGCCGGCCTCGCCACCGACACCACCctgctctcctccacctccgcctccacctccgtcCCCGGCCAGGCCAGCCTGAGACAAcgtgcctccaccaccaccaccaccaccaccactgccgaTGGATACTGGG GGTCAGGTCATGATGTTGAACTCACAG GGCGCAGTACTAGCCACGGCCACGGCCTCAACGGGGGCGCCGCCGGCAGCGTGTCCAAGTCTTCCGAACACACCACCGCCGCCAACGGCTACATCTGTAAAGACTGCTCCATACACTCCCCCAGCACGGGCGGCCTAAGCGCCCACTGCGCCTCATCTTCGTCCTCTTCATCATCTCTGGGCGCCCAGGCCGCCGCGTCCGCGACCGGCGCTTTTTCCTCCttctcgtcgtcgtcgtcgctgTCGTCTTCATCCATGTCGCCCTCCTCCAGCATATACTCCCGAGACAAGAGTCGAAGGAACAAAACGG gcgtcCTGGCGTCTGTGTCCAGCACATGCGTGCGCTACGGCAGGAAAGCGGTCGCCCCCGTGGTGTCCCTCTTCACGCTGCTGTTCAGCAGCGTGCTCTGGCTAGGCTCGAGGGCCAGGAGCCAGGGGAAag GCTACCTGACGTCCTTCTCAGACTCTGTCAGACGAGTGGTGACCTCCAGCATGTCCAGTGTGTGGCTGTTTAAGCAGAACGCTGTCCGTAGGATCAGAGGCCACAGGGCCACTGGCTATGAAGGAGAAG CTCACTCCAGCTTCTGTGGAAGCATGAATGTAAAAGATCTGGTAACGGGAGACTCGTCGCATCTTAAACTCAACGGCTCCCTGT GCGACGACTGTAAAGGGAAGCAGTCCTCCCACGCTGCAGTGACACAGTCTGTCCTGCTGCTCTCCCAGTCCGCCACCCAGTCCTCCACCCAGTCCTCCACCCAGTCCTCCACCCAGTCCTCCACCCAGTCCAGGACTCAGCGTCTTGGGGGGGCGCTGCTGAGCTTCCTGGCTTGCACAG GTTCCTGCCTTTTGGTACCAGGCTACGGTGTGGTGCGTGCGGGCAAAGCGCTTGGCTCCGGGGCCGGGGTCGCGGTCTACACGGTGGTCCACACGGTGTTCCGGAAGCTGGTCTCGCTGATCTACTTCGTTCTAGCGGCTCCAG TGCGTGTGGGCTGGGGACTGCTGTGGTTCCTGGCGACAGGATGGTACCAGCTGGTGTCCTTCATGTCTCTCCTCAATGTTTTCTTTCTTACCCG ATGCGTTCCCCTACTTTGGAGactgctgctccttctcctaCCTCTTCTACTCCTGCTAG CTCTCTGGTGGTGGGGTCCGTCCACTGCAGCCCTCCTGGCCTACCTGCCGGCCACCAACCTGAGCCTGTGGCGGCCCGCCTCGCCCCTGGTCCTCCTGTCCAGCCTGCTCCCGGCCTCCGgacccccgcccgcccccgtCCTGGAGGCGGAGCCGACCCTGAGCCACGCCACGCCGGCCACGCCCATCTCCGCTGTGCCg cctgccctcccccccgcggcggcggcggccctaGCCAGTCTGGACCTGGAGCGTCTGGAGCGTCTGGAGCAGCGTCTGGCTCTTCTCTGGGAGCAGGTCCAGCGGGGGgaccagcagcaggagcagcgctTCGGGGACACGCTGGTCCTCCACAGCAGCCTGCGGGAGGAGCTGCGCACCCAGACGGACCGCGACAGCCTGGGCCTCTGGGTGTCCGGCCTGCTGGAGGGGAAGCTGGGCGCGCTGCGGGCGGAGCTGGAGGCGGGCGACGCCCACAGGGCACAG AAGGAGGAGCTTCTGCAGCAGAATCGAGCCGAGCGATTGGCCGAGGTGGAGTCTCTGCTGGCCCTACTGGCCTCCAGGACTGAG gaggtgcagcagaagcagcatCACTACaaagtggagagggaggaggagaccatGAAGGCAATGAGAGAGGCCGCCATTCTAGCGGAGGCTCCAGACGTACCGGTGGCGCCCATCAG CGTGGGGGTCAACCAGGAGGACCACGAGGCCCTGCTGGCGGAGGTGAGGcggctggaggcggagctgggGCGCGTCCGGGCCGAcctgcagggggtgctggggtgCAAGGGGAAGTGCGGGCAGCTGGACACCCTCCACGACACG ATCTCCGCCCAGGTGTCCTCCGAGGTCTCCTCCCAGGTGCGTCGGGAGCTGCGGGCGCTGTTCTACGGCTCGGGCCAGGCGGGCGAGGGTCACCACGGCGACGGCGACGACGCGCTGCCCGAGAGCCTGGTCCTCTGGCTGTCCGAGCGCTACGTGGGCGGGCCCGAGCTGCAGGCGTCCCTGGCCGCTCTGGAGCTGGCCATCCTGAGCGACGTGTCCCAGCAGCTGGAGCGCAGCCGCGGGCAGGCCCTGCTGGacgcccaggcccaggcccagagCGTCAGCGAGACCGTCCGCCAGACCGTCAGCCACAGCGTCCAGCACAGCGCCACCGCCCAGGGGCTGTCTGAAGAG caaGTGCAGCTGATCGTCCAGAACGCCCTGAGACTCTACTCCCAGGATCGGACGGGCCTAGTGGACTACGCTCTGGAGTCTGGAG GAGGCAGCATCCTGAGCACTCGCTGTTCTGAGACCTACGAGACCAAGACGGCCCTGATGAGTCTGTTCGGCCTTCCTCTGTGGTACTTCTCCCAGTCGCCGCGCGTCGTCATTCAG CCGGACGTGTACCCGGGGAACTGCTGGGCGTTTAAAGGCTCCCAGGGCTACCTGGTGATCCGGCTCTCCCTGCGGGTCAAGCCCACCGCCTTCTGCCTGGAGCACATCCCCAAGAGCATGTCGCCCACCGGCACCATCACCAGCGCCCCCCGCAACTTCACCGTCTAT GGTCTGGGAGATGAGTACCAAGAGGAGGGTAAACTTCTGGGAGAATACGTCTACCAGGAGGACGGGGATTCGCTGCAGACCTTCCCGGTCATG AAGAACGAGCAGGCCTTCCAGATCATCGAGGTACGGGTGCTCTCCAACTGGGGCCACCCGGAGTACACCTGCCTGTATCGCTTCAGGGTGCACGGGGAGCCACGCCCGCAGCaatga